The Petropleomorpha daqingensis genome includes a window with the following:
- a CDS encoding alpha/beta fold hydrolase — protein MSEPTDTDVPAWFTRALAAAPEHRDVEVDGTRVHYRVWGRVGAPGLVLVHGGAAHSGWWDHIAPQLSSHRVVALDLSGHGDSGRREIYDMRQWAREIVTVTEAEALDRPVVVGHSMGGWVAVTVGVEHGDAVSAVAYIDSPLNDQPPEESRLAERRRPRRVYPTLEAAVGRFRTLPPQDVVLPYIREHVARESLHQVEGGWTWKFDPTFFGRRLLLRELLPQLTCPVALFRCEHGLVSPEMAAEMAGLAREHLPVVDLPDAGHHPMLDQPLALVTGLRTLLALWPAAAGM, from the coding sequence GTGAGCGAGCCGACCGACACCGACGTCCCCGCGTGGTTCACCCGGGCCCTCGCCGCGGCGCCGGAGCACCGCGACGTCGAGGTCGACGGCACCCGCGTGCACTACCGCGTGTGGGGCCGGGTCGGCGCGCCGGGCCTGGTGCTCGTGCACGGCGGGGCCGCGCACTCCGGCTGGTGGGACCACATCGCACCGCAGCTGTCCTCGCACCGGGTGGTGGCGCTCGACCTGTCCGGGCACGGTGACAGCGGCCGCCGGGAGATCTACGACATGCGCCAGTGGGCGCGCGAGATCGTGACGGTGACCGAGGCCGAGGCGCTGGACCGGCCGGTCGTGGTCGGGCACAGCATGGGCGGCTGGGTCGCGGTGACCGTCGGTGTGGAGCACGGCGACGCCGTCTCCGCGGTCGCCTACATCGACTCCCCGCTCAACGACCAGCCGCCGGAGGAGTCCCGGCTGGCCGAGCGGCGCCGTCCGCGCCGGGTCTACCCGACCCTCGAGGCGGCGGTCGGCCGGTTCCGCACGCTGCCGCCGCAGGACGTCGTCCTGCCCTACATCCGCGAGCACGTCGCCCGCGAGTCGCTGCACCAGGTCGAGGGCGGCTGGACCTGGAAGTTCGACCCGACCTTCTTCGGCCGCCGGCTCCTGCTGCGTGAACTGCTGCCGCAGCTGACCTGCCCGGTGGCGCTGTTCCGCTGCGAGCACGGGCTGGTCAGCCCCGAGATGGCAGCCGAGATGGCCGGGCTCGCGCGGGAGCACCTGCCGGTCGTCGACCTGCCCGACGCCGGCCACCACCCCATGCTCGACCAGCCGCTCGCCCTGGTCACCGGGCTGCGGACGCTGCTCGCCCTCTGGCCCGCCGCGGCCGGGATGTGA
- a CDS encoding DUF4334 domain-containing protein: MDPSVWLAAHRTGGLAADALACFDRCGTVGPGELTGRWRGSGLPTGHPFDGLLEDYGWYGKEVVDPETVHPLLFRDRRGRPRPVDPTHAPLALLRRAPGLARTTAARTGFAVVRPLRTTRRPAARVRAVEFRGVLSAALVYDRLPIIDVLRRADEATLLGLMDLRGVPAPFFFVLRRDNP, from the coding sequence GTGGATCCGTCGGTCTGGCTCGCCGCGCACCGCACGGGTGGGCTCGCCGCCGACGCGCTCGCCTGCTTCGACCGGTGCGGCACGGTCGGGCCGGGTGAGCTGACCGGTCGCTGGCGAGGGAGCGGGCTGCCGACCGGCCACCCGTTCGACGGGCTGCTCGAGGACTACGGCTGGTACGGCAAGGAGGTCGTCGACCCCGAGACGGTGCACCCGCTGCTGTTCCGCGACCGGCGCGGGCGGCCGCGGCCGGTCGACCCCACTCACGCGCCGCTCGCGCTCCTGCGCCGGGCGCCGGGACTGGCCCGGACCACGGCCGCCCGGACCGGCTTCGCCGTCGTCCGGCCGCTGCGCACCACCCGCCGTCCGGCGGCCCGGGTGCGCGCCGTCGAGTTCCGCGGAGTGCTGTCGGCGGCCCTGGTCTACGACCGGCTGCCGATCATCGACGTGCTGCGGCGGGCCGACGAGGCGACCCTGCTCGGGCTCATGGACCTGCGCGGCGTGCCGGCACCGTTCTTCTTCGTGCTGCGGCGCGACAACCCCTGA
- a CDS encoding IclR family transcriptional regulator has translation MEANDSNTVRTAERSGFSQSLERGLSVLDAFAGMHSTLGIAEIAREVGLNKSTTHRYVNTLAVLGYLHQDPESRKYRLGARAVEIGFAALNSIEITRVAAGPLQRLADETGFTVSMAVLDGPEIVYIERRRTGQDRQLDLNLQVGSRLPAYCTALGKVLLAAEPPAQLRALLDRIDLARRAPNTITAREHLLAALDRIRRGAVAVNDEELTPGLRAIAVGVRDRSRRVVAAINIAVHTTGWNASPDALMRRLEPALRRTAADISGQLGFRDPTG, from the coding sequence GTGGAGGCCAACGATTCGAACACCGTGCGGACGGCGGAGCGCTCCGGGTTCTCGCAGTCGCTGGAGCGGGGGCTCTCGGTGCTCGACGCGTTCGCCGGGATGCACTCGACGCTGGGCATCGCCGAGATCGCCCGCGAGGTGGGTCTCAACAAGAGCACCACGCACCGGTACGTCAACACCCTCGCCGTCCTCGGGTACCTGCACCAGGACCCGGAGAGCCGCAAGTACCGGCTCGGCGCGCGGGCCGTCGAGATCGGCTTCGCCGCCCTGAACTCGATCGAGATCACCAGGGTCGCGGCGGGCCCGTTGCAGCGGCTGGCCGACGAGACCGGGTTCACCGTGAGCATGGCCGTCCTCGACGGCCCGGAGATCGTCTACATCGAGCGCCGGCGGACCGGGCAGGACCGGCAGCTCGACCTCAACCTGCAGGTCGGTTCGCGGTTGCCGGCGTACTGCACGGCGCTGGGCAAGGTGCTGCTCGCCGCCGAGCCGCCGGCCCAGCTGCGGGCGCTGCTCGACCGGATCGACCTGGCCCGGCGCGCGCCGAACACGATCACCGCCCGCGAGCACCTGCTGGCCGCGCTCGACCGCATCCGGCGCGGCGCTGTCGCGGTCAACGACGAGGAGCTCACCCCGGGCCTGCGGGCGATCGCCGTCGGGGTGCGCGACCGGTCCCGCCGGGTGGTCGCGGCGATCAACATCGCCGTCCACACGACCGGCTGGAACGCCTCGCCCGACGCGCTCATGCGCCGGCTGGAGCCGGCCCTGCGGCGGACCGCCGCCGACATCTCCGGCCAGCTGGGTTTCCGCGACCCGACCGGTTGA
- a CDS encoding benzaldehyde dehydrogenase, with protein MGLLDDGAWQGRLWTGAWTDGSGGTYDAVEPATGDVIAPVGRATPEDVHAAAERAVAAQKAWAAAPFEERARVLRRAGEVLEAHADEIKGWLARESGAIQPFGDFQVHTSAAECYEAAALPSHPYGELLRSGSPRLSFARRLPAGVVGVIAPFNVPTILAIRAVAPALALGNAVVLKPDPRTAISGGAMFARVFEEAGLPAGVLQVLPGGADVGEAMVVEPAIRVIAFTGSTRAGRAVGALAGQHLKRAHLELGGNSALIVLPDVDVAAAASVGAWGTFAHQGQICMATSRHLVHRDIAEEYTQILTEKVEKLPVGDPFREQVAMGPLIDVGQRDRVHGLVTASAERGASVRTGGTYEGLFYRPTVLGDVPVDTPAYQEEIFGPVAPVTPFSSLEEVVELARGTEYGLSLGILTRDVYQGLEIAEQIPSGLVHINDQTVNDEAVAPFGGVGASGTGSRHGGPQANIEAFTETQWVTLRGDLPAYPF; from the coding sequence ATGGGACTGCTCGACGACGGCGCCTGGCAGGGCAGGCTCTGGACCGGTGCCTGGACCGACGGGTCCGGCGGCACCTATGACGCGGTGGAGCCGGCGACCGGCGACGTGATCGCGCCGGTCGGCCGGGCGACGCCGGAGGACGTGCACGCCGCGGCGGAGCGCGCGGTCGCGGCGCAGAAGGCGTGGGCGGCCGCCCCGTTCGAGGAGCGGGCCCGCGTGCTGCGCAGGGCCGGCGAGGTCCTCGAGGCCCACGCCGACGAGATCAAGGGCTGGCTGGCGCGGGAGTCCGGGGCGATCCAGCCCTTCGGTGACTTCCAGGTGCACACCTCGGCGGCGGAGTGCTACGAGGCGGCGGCGCTGCCCTCGCACCCCTATGGCGAGCTGCTGCGCAGCGGCTCCCCGCGCCTGTCGTTCGCCCGGCGGCTGCCGGCCGGCGTCGTCGGCGTGATCGCGCCGTTCAACGTGCCGACCATCCTGGCCATCCGGGCGGTCGCCCCGGCGCTGGCGCTGGGCAACGCGGTGGTCCTCAAGCCCGACCCGCGCACCGCGATCTCCGGCGGGGCGATGTTCGCCCGCGTCTTCGAGGAGGCGGGGCTGCCGGCCGGCGTGCTGCAGGTGCTGCCCGGCGGTGCCGACGTCGGCGAGGCCATGGTCGTCGAGCCGGCGATCCGGGTGATCGCGTTCACCGGGTCGACCCGGGCCGGGCGCGCGGTCGGCGCGCTGGCCGGCCAGCACCTCAAGCGGGCGCACCTGGAGCTGGGCGGCAACTCGGCGCTGATCGTGCTGCCCGACGTCGACGTGGCCGCGGCCGCGTCGGTCGGGGCGTGGGGCACCTTCGCCCACCAGGGCCAGATCTGCATGGCGACCTCGCGGCACCTGGTGCACCGCGACATCGCCGAGGAGTACACGCAGATCCTCACCGAGAAGGTGGAGAAGCTGCCGGTCGGCGACCCGTTCCGCGAGCAGGTCGCGATGGGCCCGCTGATCGACGTCGGCCAGCGCGACCGCGTGCACGGGCTGGTCACCGCCTCGGCCGAGCGCGGCGCGAGCGTGCGCACCGGCGGCACCTACGAGGGCCTGTTCTACCGGCCGACCGTGCTCGGCGACGTCCCGGTCGACACCCCGGCCTACCAGGAGGAGATCTTCGGCCCGGTCGCGCCGGTGACCCCGTTCTCCTCCCTGGAGGAGGTCGTGGAGCTCGCGCGCGGGACCGAGTACGGCCTGTCGCTGGGCATCCTCACCCGCGACGTCTACCAGGGTCTGGAGATCGCCGAGCAGATCCCGTCGGGCCTGGTGCACATCAACGACCAGACGGTCAACGACGAGGCGGTCGCCCCGTTCGGCGGCGTCGGGGCGTCGGGCACCGGCTCCCGGCACGGTGGCCCGCAGGCCAACATCGAGGCGTTCACCGAGACCCAGTGGGTCACCCTGCGCGGCGACCTCCCGGCCTACCCGTTCTGA
- a CDS encoding patatin-like protein produces MTRALPDERIELRLALVCYGGVSLAVYMHGVTKELHKLVQASRKFDAMDPDDANPFDAEDSAFAYFEALREIARNGRRLSVSIDVISGTSAGGINGVVLGKVLARGGSQEKLKRLWIDAGDLKTLLRAPAIGGVRVRAALAGVRLLGRQLIGSREDKSLSPLKGERMSRLLVDAIGEIDASADGSLIPQPGSLDLFVTATDLHGFEMLVPTGVGGASQHDRQHAQVLRFTADGTDTAQFGPKATGALAFAARATSAFPGAFAPVNAVSFGTESGEKPDIDLLKQRFVYPYEENGATAVDAWFVDGGVLDNAPFDLVVRAVADKRAESQVVRRIVYIQPDPGLPPTQGQQQGGGAQAPTWLGGLTQAVWEVKGNHDVLRDLIALRDLNLHIAEVGSITATQMAAVEGLLRAALAGTGLPAGQVTQEAFRPVSDAVHRKAAERLGADYPTYVRLKLEATVRRLADEVARRFTYPSGARRESFLRAAAGAWVRSLPEWADQDPDGMIALLKQTDLPYRERRLFFLLAGINSLYPRVGADAGAPKRTQLDALKRKVWDLLQKQRDVAQRVVHVPEADFLDPIALDENRIADPAAFAADHAKHFHGLFDVYGRALEHDLGDGSSVLWVEFEEQARGWDEDHRRALLDRYLAFPFWDGLIFPTVALAALPQFTPIGVAQFSPLTARALTPDGAKLKGLALFHFAGFVKPEWRQNDYLWGRLDGVELNLRTLYDAGSEHPAPARTTQPASVEEAVRTAGGPVLQQGLRAVLAAETDLTGVARLRGLLGDQVEELLTAR; encoded by the coding sequence ATGACCCGTGCCCTGCCCGACGAGCGCATCGAGCTGCGCCTCGCCCTGGTCTGCTACGGCGGCGTCTCGCTCGCCGTCTACATGCACGGCGTGACCAAGGAGCTGCACAAGCTGGTGCAGGCCTCGCGGAAGTTCGACGCCATGGACCCGGACGACGCCAACCCCTTCGACGCCGAGGACAGCGCCTTCGCGTACTTCGAGGCGCTGCGCGAGATCGCCCGGAACGGCCGCCGGTTGTCGGTGTCCATCGACGTCATCTCCGGAACCTCCGCAGGCGGCATCAACGGGGTCGTCCTGGGCAAGGTCCTGGCGCGCGGCGGCTCCCAGGAGAAGCTGAAGCGGCTGTGGATCGACGCCGGCGACCTGAAGACGCTCCTGCGCGCACCGGCCATCGGCGGTGTCCGGGTCCGGGCCGCGCTGGCCGGCGTGCGGCTGCTGGGCCGCCAGCTGATCGGCAGCAGGGAGGACAAGTCCCTCTCGCCGCTCAAGGGCGAGCGCATGTCCCGGCTGCTGGTCGACGCGATCGGGGAGATCGACGCCTCCGCCGACGGCTCGCTGATCCCGCAGCCGGGATCGCTGGACCTGTTCGTCACCGCCACCGACCTGCACGGCTTCGAGATGCTGGTGCCCACCGGGGTCGGTGGCGCCAGCCAGCACGACCGGCAGCACGCGCAGGTGCTGCGGTTCACGGCCGACGGCACCGACACCGCGCAGTTCGGCCCGAAGGCCACCGGCGCGCTGGCCTTCGCCGCCCGGGCGACCTCGGCCTTCCCGGGCGCGTTCGCGCCGGTCAACGCCGTCTCGTTCGGCACCGAGTCCGGCGAGAAGCCGGACATCGACCTGCTGAAGCAGAGGTTCGTCTACCCGTACGAGGAGAACGGCGCGACGGCGGTCGACGCCTGGTTCGTCGACGGTGGGGTGCTCGACAACGCGCCGTTCGACCTCGTCGTGCGGGCCGTCGCCGACAAACGGGCCGAGAGCCAGGTGGTCCGACGGATCGTCTACATCCAGCCCGACCCGGGACTCCCACCGACGCAGGGGCAGCAGCAGGGCGGCGGTGCGCAGGCGCCCACGTGGCTGGGTGGCCTCACGCAGGCGGTGTGGGAGGTGAAGGGCAACCACGACGTCCTGCGCGACCTCATCGCGCTGCGCGACCTCAACCTGCACATCGCCGAGGTGGGCTCCATCACCGCGACCCAGATGGCCGCCGTCGAGGGCCTCCTCCGGGCCGCCCTCGCCGGGACCGGCCTCCCGGCCGGGCAGGTGACGCAGGAGGCGTTCCGGCCGGTCTCCGACGCGGTGCACCGGAAGGCGGCCGAGCGGCTCGGCGCGGACTATCCCACCTACGTCCGGCTCAAGCTGGAGGCCACCGTCCGTCGGCTGGCCGACGAGGTCGCGCGGCGGTTCACCTACCCGTCCGGCGCCCGGCGCGAGTCGTTCCTGCGGGCGGCGGCCGGCGCCTGGGTCAGGAGCCTCCCCGAGTGGGCCGACCAGGACCCGGACGGCATGATCGCCCTGCTCAAGCAGACCGATCTGCCCTATCGCGAGCGTCGGCTGTTCTTCCTGCTGGCCGGCATCAACTCGCTCTACCCGCGGGTCGGGGCGGACGCCGGGGCGCCGAAGCGCACCCAGCTCGACGCGCTCAAGCGCAAGGTGTGGGACCTGTTGCAGAAGCAGCGAGACGTCGCCCAGCGGGTCGTCCACGTCCCCGAGGCGGACTTCCTCGACCCCATCGCCCTCGACGAGAACCGGATCGCCGACCCGGCCGCGTTCGCCGCGGACCACGCCAAGCACTTCCACGGGCTCTTCGACGTCTACGGCCGGGCACTGGAGCACGACCTCGGGGACGGCAGCAGCGTGCTCTGGGTCGAGTTCGAGGAGCAGGCCCGCGGCTGGGACGAGGACCACCGGCGCGCGCTGCTCGACCGGTACCTGGCCTTCCCGTTCTGGGACGGGCTGATCTTCCCGACCGTCGCCCTGGCCGCCCTGCCGCAGTTCACCCCCATCGGCGTCGCCCAGTTCAGTCCCCTGACCGCCAGGGCGCTGACCCCCGACGGCGCGAAGCTCAAGGGGCTCGCGCTGTTCCACTTCGCCGGGTTCGTCAAGCCGGAATGGCGGCAGAACGACTACCTCTGGGGCCGCCTGGACGGCGTCGAGCTGAACCTGCGCACCCTCTACGACGCCGGCTCCGAGCACCCCGCGCCGGCCCGCACGACGCAACCGGCGTCGGTCGAGGAGGCGGTGCGAACGGCCGGCGGGCCGGTGCTCCAGCAGGGTCTGCGGGCGGTGCTCGCCGCCGAGACCGACCTGACCGGCGTCGCCCGGCTCAGGGGGCTGCTCGGCGATCAGGTCGAGGAGCTGCTCACAGCCAGGTGA